The genomic region TTCGACCCGGCCGAGGCGCCCGGCGAGATCTTCGGCTCCAACGTCTTCACGCTGGCCGAGATGCGTCTGCGTCTGCCCAAGTCGGTCTACAAGTCCGTTGCCGCGAGCATCGAGAAGGGCGCCAAGCTGGACCCGTCCGTCGCCGACTCCGTCGCCTCGGTGATGAAGGACTGGGCGCTGTCGCGGGGTGCCACGCACTATGCGCATGTCTTCTACCCGATGACCGGGTTGACCGCAGAGAAGCACGACAGCTTCCTCGAGCCGGTGTCTGACGGTCAGACGCTGGCCGAGTTCGCAGGCAAGACCCTCATTCAGGGCGAGCCGGACGCCTCGAGCTTCCCGTCGGGTGGTCTGCGTTCCACCTTCGAGGCGCGTGGCTACACCGGCTGGGACGTCACCAGCCCGGCCTACATCTTGGAGAACCCCAACGGCAACACGCTGTGCATCCCGACGGTGTTCGTCTCGATGACGGGTGAGGCGCTGGACTTCAAGACGCCGCTGCTGCGCAGCCAGCAGGCGATGGGTGCCCAGGCCGAGCGCATCCTGAAGTTGTTCGGGCACAGTGACTTCGACCAGATCGTGTCGTTCTGCGGTCCCGAGCAGGAGTACTTCCTGATCGACCGGCACTTCTTCCTGGCGCGCCCCGACCTCATCAACGCGGGCCGCACGCTGTTTGGCGCCAAGCCGCCCAAGGGCCAGGAGTTCGACGATCACTACTTCGGCGCCATCCCCGAGCGGGTGCTCGGCTTCATGATGGACACCGAGCGTGAGCTGTTCAAGCTCGGCATCCCGGCGAAGACCAGGCACAACGAGGTCGCGCCGGGGCAGTTCGAGATCGCGCCGATGTTCGAGCGGGCCAATATCGCCGCCGACCATCAACAGCTGCTCATGACCACGTTCAAGACGATCGCCAAGAAGCACGGTATGGAGTGCCTGTTCCACGAGAAGCCGTTCGCCGGCGTCAACGGGTCGGGTAAGCACGTCAACTTCTCGCTGGGTAATGCGCAGTTCGGCAGCCTCCTGGTGCCCGGTGACACCCCGCACGAGAATGCGCAGTTCCTGGTGTTCTGCGCCGCCGTCATCCGCGCGGTGCACAAGTTCTCCGGCCTGCTTCGGGTGTCGGTGGCCTCGGCCACCAACGACCACCGTCTCGGCGCCAACGAGGCGCCGCCCGCGATCATCTCGATCTTCCTGGGCGACCAGCTCGCCGATGTGTTCGAGCAGATCGCCAAGGGTGCCGCGACGTCGTCGAAGGGCAAGGGCACCATGATGATCGGGGTCGACACCCTGCCGCACCTGCCGACCGACCCGGGCGACCGCAACCGCACCAGCCCGTTCGCGTTCACCGGAAACCGGTTCGAGTTCCGTGCGCCGGGCTCGGGTCAGACCATCAACGTGCCGATGATCATCCTCAACACGATCATGGCCGACTCGCTCGACTACATGGCGACGGCGCTGGAGAAGGCCGTGGGCGAGGGCGAGGACTTCGACATGGCGGTGCAGAAGCTGCTCACCGAGATCATCACCGAGCACGGCGCCGTGGTGTTCAACGGTGACGGCTACTCGGACAACTGGCAGGTCGAGGCGGCCGCGCGTGGGCTGCCCAATCTCAAGACGACGCTGGACGCCATCCCGGAGCTCGCGAAGCCGGAGGCGGTCGAGGTCTTCGAGCGCTACGGCGTCTTCAACGCGCGCGAGTTGGAGAGCCGCGCCGAGGTCCGCTACGAGACCTACGCCCTCACCATCACCGTCGAAGCCAAGCTGACCCTGGAGGTGGGGTCGACCGTCGTGCTGCCCGCGGCGATCCGCTACCAGACCGAGTTGGCGCAGAATGTCGCGACGCTGAAGGCGGCGGGTGTCGAGCCGGACCTGACGCTGCTGCAGACGGTCTCCGCGCCGATCTCCGACCTGACCGGGGCGCTGACCGCGCTGAAGACTGCGATGGCCGAACACGGTGGGGACACCGCCGCGGAGGAGGCCGCCCACGCGCAGAGCCTGCTGCCGCTAATGGACGCGGTGCGAGCCGCCGCTGACGCGCTGGAGGGTGTCGTCGCCGACGATCTGTGGCCGCTGCCCACCTACCAGGAGATGCTCTACATCCTGTAGCCGGAGCGCTGATCTAGGGAACGCTCGGTCCGGCGGTGTCGTCGGTGGCGCGGCTGCCTGCCTTGTAGAGCAGCCGCTTGAGCTGGTGTTGCTCGTCGGCGGTCAGAGTGGACAGGACGCTCTCGTCCACAGCGTGGATGGCCGCTTCGCCGCGTCTGAGCAGTGCCTTGCCCTCGCGGGTCAGCTCGGCCGGCAAAGGCCTGCCTGCGGGAATTGATGCCGGACGCGTGACCGCACCGCGGTCCTCGAGTGCCTTCAGCACCTGGTTCATCGCCTGCGCCGAGACCTGGTTGTCGCGGGCCAGCTCGGCGCTGGTGAGTCCTGGCTGCACGGAGAGAACGCGCAAGCAGACGAACTCCGGCATGCTCAGCCCGAGCGGGGCCAGCTCGGCGATGGCCCGGGGTCGCAGTGCCGACATCACGCGATACATGAGGTA from Mycolicibacterium sp. YH-1 harbors:
- a CDS encoding MarR family winged helix-turn-helix transcriptional regulator, whose product is MEQADDQPLGYLMYRVMSALRPRAIAELAPLGLSMPEFVCLRVLSVQPGLTSAELARDNQVSAQAMNQVLKALEDRGAVTRPASIPAGRPLPAELTREGKALLRRGEAAIHAVDESVLSTLTADEQHQLKRLLYKAGSRATDDTAGPSVP